From Solidesulfovibrio carbinoliphilus subsp. oakridgensis, the proteins below share one genomic window:
- a CDS encoding C40 family peptidase, translating to MTDAHAHTLHKLKPVVLLALLALLTAGCSSKSKTYSYQFDDYQGFNARNDFITHGDSEERLKADAEQNLLSGNLFAQGSTPTPKRAGGPEKVISENLFEVASVQRKGGVYDRMLRTANTQIGTPYRSGGCNPNTGFDCSGFTTWVFNRYGIHLPRSSREQYQMGTMVAKNNLRKGDLVFFRSKRGVNHVGIYLENGKFIHSASNGKTVTISHLEEDYWRTHYAGGRRVF from the coding sequence CGCACACACTACACAAGCTCAAACCGGTAGTCCTTTTGGCCCTGCTGGCCCTCCTCACAGCCGGCTGTTCTTCGAAATCCAAAACCTACTCCTATCAGTTCGACGACTATCAGGGCTTTAACGCCCGCAACGACTTCATCACCCACGGCGATTCCGAAGAACGGCTCAAGGCCGACGCCGAACAAAATCTCCTCTCCGGCAATCTCTTCGCCCAGGGTTCGACGCCCACGCCCAAGCGGGCCGGCGGACCGGAAAAGGTCATCAGCGAAAATCTTTTCGAAGTGGCTTCCGTGCAACGCAAGGGCGGCGTCTACGACCGCATGCTGCGCACCGCCAACACCCAGATCGGTACGCCGTACCGCTCGGGCGGTTGCAATCCCAACACCGGCTTCGACTGTTCGGGATTCACCACCTGGGTCTTCAACCGTTACGGCATCCATCTTCCCCGCTCCTCCCGCGAGCAGTACCAGATGGGCACGATGGTGGCCAAAAACAATCTGCGCAAGGGCGACCTGGTCTTTTTCCGCTCCAAACGCGGCGTCAACCACGTCGGCATCTATTTGGAAAACGGCAAGTTCATCCACAGCGCCAGCAACGGCAAAACCGTTACCATAAGCCACCTCGAAGAGGACTACTGGAGAACCCATTATGCCGGAGGCCGTCGGGTCTTCTAG
- a CDS encoding site-2 protease family protein — MLPNLSQTIQEIALLVVPVLMAVTFHEAAHGFVANWLGDPTPRLAGRLTLNPFRHLDIIGTLAFLLTRMIGWAKPVPVNPRYFRDPVRGMLLVAAAGPAMNFLLAVCFALAARAIESLGAGVLPGTMAYQLLEPLLYMCGAGVTVNVALGVFNLLPVPPLDGSNILAAFLPPHLAARYLDFGRWGFLILILLAVAGVLGRLILPIVSFLSHLLL, encoded by the coding sequence ATGCTGCCGAATCTTTCCCAGACCATTCAGGAAATCGCCCTGCTCGTGGTGCCGGTGCTCATGGCCGTCACGTTCCACGAGGCGGCCCACGGCTTTGTCGCCAACTGGCTCGGCGATCCGACGCCCCGGCTGGCCGGCCGATTGACCCTCAATCCCTTCCGGCACCTGGACATCATCGGCACGCTCGCCTTTCTGCTGACGCGCATGATCGGCTGGGCCAAGCCCGTGCCGGTCAATCCCCGCTATTTCCGCGATCCGGTCCGGGGCATGCTGCTGGTGGCCGCGGCCGGCCCGGCCATGAACTTCCTGCTCGCCGTCTGCTTCGCCCTGGCCGCCCGGGCCATCGAGTCCCTCGGCGCGGGCGTCCTGCCGGGAACCATGGCCTACCAGCTCCTGGAGCCGCTTTTGTACATGTGCGGGGCCGGGGTCACGGTCAACGTGGCTCTTGGCGTTTTCAACCTGCTGCCCGTGCCGCCCTTGGACGGCAGCAACATCCTGGCCGCGTTTTTGCCGCCACACTTGGCCGCCCGTTATCTCGACTTCGGCCGGTGGGGATTTCTGATCCTCATTTTATTGGCCGTGGCCGGGGTACTCGGCAGGCTGATCCTGCCGATCGTCTCCTTTTTGTCCCACCTGCTGCTCTAG
- a CDS encoding bifunctional sulfate adenylyltransferase/adenylylsulfate kinase, with the protein MDPHAEHLIVHFRRAEAIKADSLAFKSHSLTPRQACDLEMLLSRAFYPLTGYLGHEDFESVLASMRLADGTLWPMPVSLDVPASLGETLTCGEKLALRDAEGFMLAVLTVAEVWRSDPEREARALFDVADPDRHPGAREHVQATRPYRVGGPVDGLALPPHVDFPESRRTPAAVQALFQQRGWRRVLGCLSEGLLHCRHRAMFQQAARDMAGSILLSHVAGEAMAGGAAHFAGVRCARHFAAAFPKNALLLNLLPLCVRMAGPRQALFEALVHKNHGCTHTLVALDHADPLAGATDGNAAPFYPPGAAQRLVAAHEAETGIVMVPETPMAYVEEKAQYVPAASVAPGMTVKNIDAAECTRRLEFGLDLPDWFTLPDVAAELRLVFPPRSRQGFTLFMTGLSGAGKSTLAKLLFVKFMEMRTRPVTLLDGDIVRRHLSSELTFSREHRNLNIARIGFVASEITKNGGIAICAPIAPYACARAEARALVAPHGGFVEIHVATPLGVCEQRDRKGLYAKARAGLVKGVTGVDDPYEVPQAPEITLDTSALTPGEAAQEVLLYLERQGYLA; encoded by the coding sequence ATGGACCCCCACGCCGAGCACCTGATCGTCCACTTCCGACGGGCCGAGGCAATCAAGGCCGACTCCCTGGCCTTCAAATCCCACTCGCTCACCCCCCGCCAGGCCTGCGACCTGGAAATGCTCCTGTCCCGGGCCTTTTACCCGCTGACCGGCTATCTCGGGCACGAGGACTTCGAAAGCGTCCTTGCCTCCATGCGCCTGGCCGACGGCACGCTGTGGCCCATGCCGGTCAGCCTCGACGTGCCGGCGTCCCTGGGGGAAACCCTGACCTGTGGCGAGAAGCTGGCCCTTCGCGACGCCGAAGGGTTCATGCTGGCCGTCTTGACCGTGGCCGAGGTCTGGCGGTCCGACCCCGAACGCGAGGCCCGGGCCCTCTTCGACGTGGCCGACCCGGACCGGCATCCGGGGGCACGCGAGCATGTGCAGGCCACCCGGCCCTACCGGGTGGGCGGCCCGGTCGATGGCCTGGCCCTGCCGCCCCATGTCGATTTCCCGGAATCGCGCCGCACCCCGGCCGCGGTCCAGGCACTTTTCCAGCAGCGGGGCTGGCGGCGGGTGCTTGGCTGCCTGAGCGAGGGGCTTCTCCATTGCCGCCACCGGGCCATGTTCCAGCAGGCGGCCCGGGACATGGCCGGCAGCATCCTGCTTTCGCACGTGGCCGGCGAAGCCATGGCCGGGGGCGCGGCCCATTTCGCGGGCGTGCGCTGCGCCCGGCACTTTGCCGCCGCCTTCCCCAAAAACGCCCTGCTCTTAAACCTCCTGCCGCTGTGCGTCCGCATGGCCGGCCCCCGGCAGGCCCTTTTCGAAGCCCTGGTCCACAAAAACCACGGCTGCACCCACACCCTGGTCGCCCTGGACCACGCCGACCCCCTGGCCGGGGCCACGGACGGGAACGCCGCCCCCTTTTATCCGCCGGGCGCGGCCCAGCGGCTGGTGGCCGCCCACGAGGCCGAAACCGGCATCGTCATGGTGCCGGAAACGCCCATGGCCTATGTGGAGGAAAAGGCCCAGTACGTGCCGGCGGCGTCGGTGGCCCCGGGCATGACCGTGAAAAACATCGACGCGGCGGAATGCACCCGCCGCCTGGAATTCGGCCTGGACCTGCCGGACTGGTTCACCCTGCCGGACGTGGCCGCCGAGCTGCGGCTGGTCTTTCCGCCGCGCTCCAGGCAGGGGTTCACCCTTTTCATGACCGGGCTGTCCGGAGCGGGCAAATCCACCCTGGCCAAGCTTCTTTTCGTCAAGTTCATGGAGATGCGCACCCGGCCGGTGACGCTCCTCGATGGCGACATCGTGCGCCGCCACCTGTCCAGCGAGCTGACTTTTTCCCGGGAGCACCGAAACCTGAACATCGCCCGCATCGGCTTCGTGGCCAGCGAAATCACCAAAAACGGCGGCATCGCCATCTGCGCCCCCATCGCGCCCTACGCCTGCGCCCGGGCCGAGGCCCGGGCCCTGGTCGCCCCCCACGGCGGGTTCGTGGAGATCCACGTGGCCACGCCCCTTGGCGTGTGCGAGCAACGCGACCGCAAGGGACTCTACGCCAAGGCCCGGGCCGGGCTGGTCAAAGGCGTCACCGGCGTGGACGATCCCTACGAGGTCCCACAAGCGCCGGAAATCACCCTCGATACGAGCGCCCTCACCCCGGGCGAGGCCGCCCAGGAAGTGCTCCTCTACCTGGAGCGGCAGGGCTATCTGGCGTAA
- the trpS gene encoding tryptophan--tRNA ligase has product MTENTPKENKRIVSGMRPTGPLHLGHYFGVLKNWINLQETHQCYFFVADWHALTTEYADPRRIKGFVPELVKDWVAGGLDPEKCVIFQQSQVKEHAELHLLLSMLTPVSWLERCPTYKDQLTELAAKDLTTYGFLGYPVLMASDILLYKSGFVPVGQDQLPHLELTREIARRANHLYGNFFPEPQALLTPDAKLAGLDGRKMSKSYGNAIGLSEDPATMKKKVMGMLTCAKRARLADPGDPKECNLFPYHELLTDPARLPEIVEGCTTATWGCGDCKKLLVESMNAFLEPIRDRRQAFDKDPNLVGDLLASGNDRARQVAARNMDALRKKLNFNF; this is encoded by the coding sequence ATGACTGAGAACACTCCCAAGGAAAACAAGCGGATCGTTTCCGGCATGCGCCCGACCGGCCCCCTGCACCTGGGCCACTACTTCGGCGTCCTCAAGAACTGGATCAATCTCCAGGAAACCCATCAGTGCTATTTCTTCGTGGCCGACTGGCATGCCCTGACCACGGAATATGCCGACCCCAGGCGCATCAAGGGCTTTGTGCCGGAGCTGGTCAAGGACTGGGTGGCCGGAGGGCTCGATCCGGAAAAGTGCGTGATCTTCCAGCAGTCCCAGGTCAAGGAGCATGCGGAGCTCCACCTGCTCCTGTCCATGCTTACCCCGGTTTCGTGGCTCGAACGTTGCCCGACCTACAAGGACCAGTTGACGGAGCTGGCGGCCAAGGATCTGACAACCTACGGCTTTCTGGGCTATCCCGTGCTCATGGCCTCGGACATCCTGCTCTACAAGTCCGGATTCGTGCCCGTGGGCCAGGACCAGCTGCCGCACCTGGAGCTGACCCGGGAGATCGCCCGCCGGGCCAACCACCTCTACGGCAACTTTTTTCCCGAGCCCCAGGCCCTGCTGACCCCGGACGCCAAGCTGGCGGGCCTGGACGGCCGCAAGATGAGCAAGAGCTACGGCAACGCCATCGGCCTGTCCGAAGACCCGGCCACCATGAAGAAAAAGGTCATGGGCATGCTGACCTGCGCCAAGAGGGCGCGGCTGGCCGACCCGGGCGATCCCAAGGAGTGCAACCTCTTTCCCTACCACGAACTCCTGACCGACCCGGCCCGGCTGCCGGAAATCGTCGAGGGCTGCACCACGGCCACCTGGGGCTGCGGGGACTGCAAGAAGCTCCTGGTCGAGTCCATGAACGCCTTCCTGGAGCCGATCCGCGACCGGCGCCAGGCTTTCGACAAGGACCCGAATCTGGTGGGCGACCTGCTGGCCAGCGGCAACGACCGGGCCCGCCAAGTCGCGGCCCGCAACATGGACGCGCTCAGGAAAAAGTTGAATTTCAATTTCTAG
- a CDS encoding response regulator: MSGKILVVDDEKHIRMLYQEELEGEGYQVVTSDGEEDILPLMARVSPDVVVLDIKLGGNRSGLDLLQEIRGKDQTVPVILSTAYDSFQHDLKSIAADYYVVKSVDLGELKNKVALAMEKAG, from the coding sequence ATGAGCGGGAAAATTTTGGTTGTGGACGACGAAAAGCATATCCGGATGCTCTATCAGGAAGAGCTTGAAGGCGAAGGCTATCAGGTCGTCACCTCGGATGGGGAAGAGGATATCCTGCCGCTTATGGCCCGTGTGTCTCCCGACGTGGTGGTCCTCGACATCAAGCTCGGCGGCAACCGTTCCGGCCTCGACCTGCTCCAGGAGATCCGGGGCAAGGACCAGACCGTGCCGGTGATTTTGAGCACGGCCTACGACAGCTTTCAGCACGATCTCAAATCCATTGCCGCGGACTATTACGTGGTCAAATCCGTGGATCTCGGCGAACTGAAAAACAAGGTCGCCCTGGCCATGGAAAAAGCCGGTTAG
- a CDS encoding adenylate/guanylate cyclase domain-containing protein — translation MKEQPPKKTISSIESLHDTGKFNDYVQEILNNSKYKSFWETIEGSSQTSFLKNEEINKIINNYKEKLLFADDINNTINTLQNEAKNLLNNYDENKDKSFNQIEVINRLKETNHKLEKEKRLQTLLSQVNKDAGRKILEDDKFQELFLSTKRCFSFVLSIDIRRSTELMLKARSAELFEDFITTLCTGLSEIIKKIFGIFDKFTGDGILSFYPDFYSGDESGLLAFKSAIECHEFFNLFYESNRKCFNSILKGVGLGIGIDCGEVHLAKINSYTVIGPPVVYACRMSAAPANTTYANQPAFEIFFNKYRDYVISTEKTINLKNEGKTVAYILTPSDKELRVSPPNWNELTIKFGNVNNSNNQT, via the coding sequence ATGAAAGAACAACCGCCTAAAAAGACTATATCCTCTATTGAGAGTCTTCACGACACAGGAAAATTCAATGACTATGTCCAAGAAATTCTAAACAATTCCAAATATAAATCCTTTTGGGAAACCATTGAAGGATCCAGCCAAACTTCGTTTTTGAAAAACGAAGAAATCAATAAAATAATAAACAACTACAAGGAAAAATTACTTTTCGCCGACGACATAAATAATACCATCAACACATTACAAAATGAAGCCAAGAATTTATTAAATAATTATGATGAAAATAAAGATAAATCTTTCAATCAAATCGAAGTCATTAACAGACTCAAAGAAACAAATCATAAACTTGAAAAAGAAAAACGTCTTCAAACACTTCTATCACAAGTCAATAAAGATGCAGGCCGAAAAATATTAGAGGACGATAAATTTCAGGAGCTGTTTCTTTCTACAAAAAGGTGTTTTTCTTTTGTACTGTCAATAGACATTAGAAGATCAACAGAGCTGATGTTAAAAGCAAGAAGCGCGGAACTTTTTGAAGATTTCATCACAACATTATGCACAGGATTATCTGAAATAATTAAAAAAATTTTCGGTATTTTTGACAAATTTACTGGCGATGGAATCTTATCATTTTATCCAGATTTCTATAGCGGCGACGAGTCAGGATTACTTGCATTCAAATCAGCTATAGAGTGCCACGAATTTTTTAATTTATTTTATGAATCTAACAGAAAATGCTTTAATTCGATTCTAAAAGGCGTTGGGCTTGGGATCGGCATTGATTGCGGAGAAGTACATTTAGCCAAGATCAATTCCTACACTGTCATTGGACCTCCTGTCGTTTATGCCTGTCGAATGTCTGCCGCACCCGCCAATACAACATATGCTAATCAACCTGCTTTTGAGATATTTTTCAATAAATACAGAGACTATGTAATATCTACCGAAAAAACAATTAACCTAAAAAATGAAGGGAAAACAGTTGCTTACATTTTGACCCCTTCTGATAAAGAACTAAGAGTAAGTCCTCCAAACTGGAATGAATTGACCATAAAATTCGGTAATGTTAACAATTCTAATAATCAGACTTAA
- a CDS encoding MBL fold metallo-hydrolase, which yields MRVVFVGVGEAFDETLPNTSLWVEAPATAGTTGTADAGRRRTVLLDCGFTAAAALFACPALTEADRATGPEAVWISHFHGDHYFGLPYLLARWHEAGRTAPLAVWGGAGAEGRLPAVVDLAYPSLRAKLTFPLCFAAVRPGEDFSLAGLAARTAVTGHGAPCLALRLETGAGTLYYSGDGAPTEACRELARGCDLVVQEAYGLGAGIAGHGSVAEALEAARTAGAGTLALVHVRRELRREQAGEIRRLVKDSEVRAYLPEPGEIFVVN from the coding sequence ATGCGGGTGGTTTTTGTCGGCGTGGGCGAGGCGTTTGACGAAACCCTGCCCAACACGAGTTTGTGGGTGGAAGCCCCGGCCACGGCGGGCACGACAGGCACGGCAGATGCGGGGCGGCGCCGGACGGTGCTCCTGGACTGCGGCTTCACGGCCGCGGCCGCGCTGTTCGCCTGTCCGGCGCTGACCGAGGCGGACCGGGCGACCGGGCCGGAGGCGGTCTGGATTTCGCACTTCCACGGGGACCACTATTTCGGCCTGCCGTATCTGCTGGCCCGCTGGCACGAGGCCGGCCGCACGGCGCCGCTTGCGGTCTGGGGCGGGGCCGGGGCGGAAGGGCGGCTCCCGGCCGTGGTGGATCTGGCCTATCCGAGCCTGCGGGCCAAACTCACGTTCCCCTTGTGCTTCGCGGCCGTGCGGCCGGGCGAGGATTTTTCCCTGGCCGGCCTGGCGGCGCGCACGGCCGTGACCGGGCATGGGGCCCCGTGCCTGGCCCTGCGCCTGGAGACGGGCGCGGGGACGCTCTATTACAGCGGCGACGGCGCACCGACCGAGGCCTGCCGGGAGTTGGCCCGGGGCTGCGATCTGGTGGTGCAGGAAGCGTATGGGCTGGGGGCCGGGATCGCCGGCCACGGCTCGGTGGCCGAGGCGTTGGAAGCGGCCCGGACGGCCGGAGCCGGGACCCTCGCCCTGGTCCACGTCCGCCGGGAACTGCGCCGGGAGCAGGCCGGGGAGATCCGGCGTCTCGTCAAGGACAGTGAAGTTCGGGCCTATTTGCCCGAACCAGGAGAAATCTTTGTCGTAAATTAA
- a CDS encoding HDOD domain-containing protein has translation MPRIPLSELRPGMVLASDAESPDRKYRLPAGQELTDVHARLLRNWKTREIDVEPDLADGPASQGASPEAALAATDAILARFSHLPADEPAVAALRDLALARAAALTPPRACRTSSLEPKTLAGKPTPEQILASDPVLVSLPEVFMRIREVLSDPASTVEEAAAVIGKDPSLTAKLLKLVNSAFYARTLRVSGGLPPGPVDTLSRAVMLLGLNQLSTLAMGVSVLPLFKDIPAECIDMRLFWRHSVGVGLVAKLLAVRLGDPSPERFFVAGLLHDIGRLVLYKHAPALAGEALSRAARTDRYLLDVEREMLGFDHAVLGGMLLHKWRFPESLEQAVWRHHDPLSGEVPLEPAIVGVADMVAGAVLPGTSGERLVPRHLPEAWRMAGLDAEALPNLLETAEAHFDVVCAMFS, from the coding sequence ATGCCAAGGATACCCCTTTCCGAATTGCGGCCCGGCATGGTGCTGGCGTCGGACGCCGAAAGTCCGGACCGCAAGTATCGGCTGCCGGCCGGCCAGGAACTGACCGACGTCCACGCCCGCCTGCTTCGCAACTGGAAGACCCGGGAAATCGACGTGGAACCGGACCTGGCCGACGGGCCGGCCTCCCAGGGCGCTTCGCCGGAAGCGGCCCTGGCAGCCACTGACGCCATCCTGGCCCGGTTTTCCCACCTGCCGGCCGACGAACCGGCCGTGGCCGCGCTGCGCGATCTGGCCCTGGCCCGGGCCGCCGCCCTGACCCCGCCCCGGGCCTGCCGCACCTCTTCCCTGGAGCCCAAGACCCTGGCCGGCAAGCCCACGCCGGAACAGATCCTGGCCAGCGACCCGGTCCTGGTCTCCCTGCCCGAAGTGTTCATGCGCATCCGCGAGGTCCTAAGCGACCCCGCCTCCACGGTGGAGGAGGCGGCGGCAGTCATCGGCAAGGACCCGAGCCTGACGGCCAAGCTGTTAAAGCTCGTCAACAGCGCCTTTTACGCCCGCACCCTGCGCGTCTCGGGCGGCCTGCCGCCGGGCCCGGTCGACACCCTGTCCCGGGCGGTCATGCTCCTTGGCCTAAACCAGCTTTCCACCCTGGCCATGGGCGTGTCCGTGCTGCCCCTTTTCAAGGACATTCCGGCCGAATGCATCGACATGCGCCTGTTCTGGCGCCACAGCGTGGGCGTGGGGCTCGTGGCCAAGCTCCTGGCCGTGCGCCTCGGCGATCCGAGCCCGGAGCGGTTTTTCGTGGCCGGGCTCCTGCACGACATCGGCCGGCTGGTCCTTTACAAGCACGCGCCGGCCCTGGCCGGGGAGGCCCTGTCCCGGGCCGCCCGCACGGACCGGTATCTGCTCGACGTGGAACGGGAGATGCTCGGCTTCGACCATGCGGTCCTCGGCGGCATGCTGCTCCACAAGTGGCGATTTCCGGAAAGCCTGGAGCAGGCCGTGTGGCGGCACCACGACCCCCTGTCCGGGGAGGTGCCGCTCGAGCCGGCCATTGTCGGCGTGGCCGACATGGTGGCCGGGGCCGTGCTGCCGGGCACCAGCGGCGAACGCCTGGTGCCCCGCCACCTGCCCGAGGCCTGGCGCATGGCCGGCCTCGACGCCGAGGCCCTGCCGAACCTCCTGGAAACGGCCGAAGCCCACTTCGACGTGGTCTGCGCCATGTTTTCCTGA
- a CDS encoding acyltransferase family protein, with product MQRRVTQIESIRVLAMAGIFLYHLWTVLPDGGAENPFGPLLGDILSQGYLGVVVFNAITGFVLTLPHADPGGKPPLGYFDFFRRRFGRIVPQYYLSLALWSLVALVAGAMPLAALGACVIEKLFFVQTFDPARFFCLEPALWWMGLLAQFYLTFPLLLRLFKKLGTRRATCACLLFGWGLWFLLSLLAKVSSTAALFDYMLYFNLPYRLPEFALGMAFALAWKARASAADAPATGVPTTWRLVFLALFYFGLPLSILLKAALPMLLAHILLTITCIGLAGSLFASPMMARLGALPAVAAAAAASYSFYLLHQPILGYGADLLRGALHPFAALCLLGAASLPLSYVLARYQDRLVAAWEARGKR from the coding sequence ATGCAGCGGCGCGTCACCCAGATCGAAAGCATCCGGGTCCTGGCCATGGCCGGCATCTTCCTCTACCACCTCTGGACCGTGCTGCCGGACGGCGGGGCGGAAAACCCCTTTGGCCCGCTCCTCGGCGATATCCTGAGCCAAGGCTACCTCGGCGTCGTGGTCTTCAACGCCATCACCGGCTTCGTCCTCACCCTGCCCCACGCCGATCCGGGCGGCAAGCCGCCCCTTGGCTACTTCGACTTCTTCCGCCGCCGCTTCGGCCGCATCGTGCCCCAGTACTACCTGTCCCTGGCCCTGTGGAGCCTGGTCGCCCTGGTCGCCGGCGCCATGCCCCTGGCCGCGCTTGGCGCCTGCGTGATCGAGAAGCTTTTTTTCGTGCAGACCTTCGATCCGGCCCGGTTCTTCTGCCTGGAGCCGGCCCTGTGGTGGATGGGCCTGCTCGCCCAGTTCTACCTGACCTTTCCGCTGCTTCTGCGGCTTTTTAAGAAGCTCGGCACCCGACGGGCCACGTGCGCCTGTCTGCTCTTCGGCTGGGGCCTCTGGTTCCTGCTCTCGCTTTTGGCCAAGGTCAGTTCCACCGCCGCCCTCTTCGACTACATGCTCTACTTCAACCTGCCCTACCGGCTGCCGGAATTCGCCCTGGGCATGGCCTTCGCCCTGGCCTGGAAAGCCCGCGCCTCCGCCGCCGACGCCCCGGCCACGGGCGTCCCGACCACCTGGCGGCTCGTCTTCCTGGCCCTTTTCTACTTCGGCCTGCCCCTGTCCATCCTCTTGAAGGCCGCCCTGCCCATGCTCCTGGCCCATATCCTGCTCACCATAACCTGCATCGGCCTCGCCGGCAGCCTCTTCGCCTCGCCCATGATGGCCCGCCTCGGGGCCCTGCCCGCCGTCGCCGCCGCGGCCGCCGCCTCCTACAGCTTCTACCTGCTCCACCAGCCCATTCTCGGCTACGGCGCGGACCTCCTGCGCGGCGCCCTGCACCCGTTCGCCGCCCTGTGTCTGCTCGGCGCGGCCAGCCTGCCGCTCTCGTATGTCCTGGCCCGCTACCAGGACCGGCTCGTGGCGGCCTGGGAAGCGCGCGGCAAGCGTTAA